GCGATCGCGCAACGGGTACCGGAGTACCTGCCGCTATTCGACTCGCTCGCCGACGCCACCCGCCGACTCGCCGCCGGCGTGGTCGATAGTTCCAGCGACACAAGGACTTACACATGATCGTGGTCACCACCGTCGACGACCTGCGCACCGCGCTGCGCGATCGGGCCGGCCGCTCCGTCGGGTTCGTCCCGACCATGGGCGCGCTGCACCGTGGTCACCTGGAACTGCTGCACCGGGCCCGGGCCGAGAACGACGTCGTGGTGCTGTCGGTGTTCGTGAACCCGGCCCAGTTCAACGACCCGGCCGACCTCGCGGCCTACCCCCGCACCGACGAGGCCGACCGCGCCCACGCCGAGCAGGCCGGTGTCGACATCTACTTCGCCCCGACGGCGGAAGCCGTCTACCCGCCTGGGTTCAGCGCGACCGTCGCCCTGTCCGGACCGATCGTCGAGACCTTCGAGGGGGCACGGCGGGGGGCCGGACACTTCCACGGCGTCACCACCGTCGTGACCAAGCTGTTCGGCATGGTGCGGCCCGACCGGGCCTACTTCGGCCAGAAGGACGCCCAGCAGTTGCGGGTGGTCCGGGCCATGGTGGCCGATCTCAACATCGACGTGCGGATCGTGGACGTGCCGACCGTGCGCGAACCCGACGGGCTCGCCCTGTCCAGCCGCAACGTCCGCCTCTCGGCCGACGAGCGGGCCACCGCGCTCGGCCTGAGCCGGGCCCTGACCGCCGGTGAAGCGGCGCACCGGCGCGGAGTGACCGCCGCCGAGATCGTCCTGGCCGCCGAACTGGTGCTGTCCGAGTTCGGCGTCAACCCGGAGTACCTGGCGGTGGTGGACGACGCGGACTTCCGCCAGCTGCACGAGGTCCCGCCACCCGGATCGGTCCTGATCGTCGCGGCCGAGGTCGGACGCACCCGCCTGATCGACAACGTCGTGCTCACCTGAGAATCGACGACGATTCAGCCAGCGCAAGGAGAACAGGTATGTCGAGCAAACCAGCCGCCGCCGCGGGCCGCGGCCAGATCACCATCCCGCACCTGCGGGCCCTGAAGGATGCGGGCACGCCGATCGTCATGGTGACGGCCTACGACTACCCCAGTGCCCGGGCCGCCGAGGCGGCCGGCGTGGACATCGTGCTGGTCGGCGATTCCGGCGCCCAGACCGTCCTCGGGTACCCGAGCACCGTCCCGGTCAGCACCGACGAGATGCTCGTGCTGGCCGCCGCGACCCGCCGCGGAACCACCACCGCCCTGTTGGTGGCCGACCTCCCCTTCGGTTCCTACGAGGTCAGTGACGAACAGGCGGTGGCCACCGCGATCCGGTTCGTCAAGGAAGCCGGGGCCGACGCGGTGAAGCTGGAGGGCGGGGGCGTGATGTCGGTCCGCCGGGCCGCCGCCGTCGTCGCCGCCGGGGTGCCGGTCATGGGCCACGTCGGCCTCACCCCCCAGACGGCCACCGCGCTCGGCGGCTACAAGGCACAGGGCCGCAACGCCGACTCGGCCATCGCGATCGCCCGGGGCGCCCTGGCCCTGCAGGAGGCCGGTTGCTTCAGCCTCGTCTTCGAGGCCGTCCCGAACGCGGTGACCGCCGCCCTGATGCCGCGCGTCGGCATCCCGGTGATCGGCATCGGCGCCGGTCCCGACACCGACGGCCAGGTGCTGGTGTTCCACGACCTGCTGGGCATCCGCGACGGCGGGGGCGCCCGGTTCGTCAAGCGGTACGCCGACCTCCAGCAGGCCATGAACGACGGTGTCGCCGCCTACGCCGATGACGTCCGCTCCGGCGCCTACCCGACCGCCGAGCACGGCTACTCCATCGACCCGGTGCAGCTGGCCCGCTTCACCGAGACCCTCGACGATTGACACCCGTCCGGCGTCCGTAGTCTGTCGGGTCATGGGCAAGGTCTATGACGGTATCGACGGCACCCTGGCCGCGTGGCTGACGGCGCAGCCGATGTTCGTCGTGGCCACCGCCCCGCTGGCCGCGGACGGGCTGATCAACGTCTCGCCCAAGGGCATGGCGGGCACGTTCGCCGTCGTCGACGACCACACCGTGGCCTACCTCGATCTGACCGGCAGCGGGGTCGAGACCATCGCCCATCTCCGGCAGAACGGGCGCATCGTGCTGATGTTCACCGCGTTCGACGGGCGCCCGACCATCGTCCGGCTGCACGGGACCGGACGCGTGGTGTGGCCCGACGACGAGGGGTTCGCGTCGCTGTTGCCGCTGTTCTCCGAGCATCCGGGGGTGCGGTCGATCATCGTCGTCGACGTCCAGCGCGTGTCCGATTCCTGCGGGTACGCCGTGCCGCGGATGACCTACGTGCAGGATCGCGACGTGCTGGACCTGTCCAACGCCAAGAAGGGCGAGGAGAAGCTGGCCGAATACCGCCGCAGCAAGAATTCCCGTAGCCTGGACGGGTTGCCCGGTCTGCCGGAGCGGTGACGCTCAGGCCAGCCGGAGCACCATCGTCCCGGCGGCGATGACCACGGCGGCCCCGATCCGGTAGCGGTCGGCCTTCTCCTTCAGGACGAGCACGGCGGTGACCGTGGCGAACAGGATCGACGTCTCCCGCAGCGCGGCCACGGCGGCCACCGGCGCCCTGGTCATCGCCCACAGCACCAGGCCGTACGCGCCGACGTTGGCCAGTCCCCCGACGGCACCCACCCACCACCGGGTACGGACCGCGGCGACCAGCACGGCCGGCCGGCGCAGCAGCGTCCAGCCCATCATCGGCAGCGCGGTGAACAGGAAGATCCACGCGGTGTAGGTGGCCGGCGCCCCGGATGCCCGGGATCCGGCCCCGTCGATCAACGTGTACGAGGCGATGACCACGGCATTGAGCAGGGCCAGCCCCGTCGCCCGGGACAGGTGGACCCTGCGCCTCGACCGCCCCGAACGCGACCGGCCGAAGAACCCGCCCGCACCGATTCCCCAGATGCCGCAACAGATCAGAGCCACACCCAACCACTCCCCGGCGGTCAGGTGCTCGCCGATCAGCGGCCCGCTGACGATCGCCACCAACAGCGGGGCGGTTCCCCGCATCAGGGGGTAGGTCTGGCTCATGTCACCGGCCCGATAGGCCGCGGCGACCAGCGGGTAGTAGATCGTCTGGGCGATCACCGACCCGGCGACGTTGATCCAGGCGGCCCCGTGGATGGCCGGGAGGAACGGCAGAGCGACGGCGCAGGCCAACGCGCCGCCACCGGCGATCAGGACGGTGGCCAGGTACCCCTCAGGGGACATCTTGACCAGCGTGTTCCACAGCACGTGCAGTACGGCCGCGGCCAGTACCACCGCGACGACTCCACCGGGCACCGAGCGAGGATACTCGGCCGCCCCCTCAGCCCTGCGTGCGCAACAGTTCCTTGATCAACGGGATACGGACCGGAGCGACCGACAACTCGTGTACGCCGCGGGCCACCAGACCCAGGGCGTGCTCCGGCATTCCGGCGATCTCACCGCACACCGCGACCGGCGTTCCGGAGGCGACGGCGAACCCGCACAGCTGATCCAGCAGCCGCTGGATGGCCGTCGCCGACGGGTCCAGCAGATCGGCGACGCCGGTCTCGGTGCGGTCGGCCGCCATCGTGTAGCTGGTCAGGTCGTTGGACCCGATGGACACGAAGTCACTGACCGCGCAGATCTCGTCGGCGGCCAGAGCGGCCGCGGGCACCTCGATCATCACGCCGATCTCGTCCGGGGCCTGGAACGGCACCCCGCTCTCGCCGAGGGAGACGACGGCCTGTTCCACCGCGGCCCGGAACGCGACCACCTCCGCCGCGACCGACACCATGGGGGCCATGACCGACACGCGGTGACCGACGGACGCGCGGCAGATCGCCCGCAGCTGGGTCTGCAGCAGGTCAGGGTGAGCGAGCAGGTAGCGCAAGCCGCGGACCCCGAGAAAACCGTTGTGCTGGGGGTCCAGATCCAGTGCGGTGACCGGCTTGTCACCACCGGCGTCCAGCACCCGGACCACGATCGGCCGGTCCCCCAGGACGTCGAAGATGGCCGTGAGATCGGCCGTCTGGACGTCCTCGTCCGGGTAGGTGTCGCGGTCCAGGACCAGCAGTTCCGTACGGAGCAGCCCGACGCCGTCGGCTCCGGACGCGACCGCGGCCCTGGCGTCGGCCAGCGATCCGATGTTGGCCACCACCAGGATCTGCCGCCCGTCGGCGAGGTGCACCGGGCCGTGCGCCGCCTGCGTACGGGCCTGGGCGGCGTCGGTCATCTCGGTGATCCGGCGACGGATGTCGGCCGCCTGGTCCGCGTCGGGCGACACCCGGACGGTGCCACGGTCACCGTCGAGCACCAGCTCGGTCCCGGCCGGGAGGCGACCGATCTCGTCACCGGCGCGCAGGATCATCGGAAGGCCGAGGCCGCGGGCCACGATCACCGCGTGGGCGGTGGTGGAACTCCGGGAGAGCACCACACCGACCGCTCCCCGCTCGAGCAGCACCGGCACCTCGCCGGGACCGAGGTCGTCGGCGAAGACGACGGCCCCCTGCAGCCGGGACGGAATCCGGTCGACGACGACGCCCAGTTCGGCCAGCACGGCCGCGCCGGCCTCGCGAACGTCGACCGCGCGTGCCGCGACCAGTTCGTCGACGTCGGCGGCCAGCGCGTCGGCGGTGGAACCGACCGACGACCACCAGGCGGCCGCGGCGGACCCGCCGGCGTCCAGCTCGGCGTCGGCGGCGCTGCGCAACTCCGGATCGGTCAGCAGGATGGCGTGAGCCACCTCGAACTGGTTGCCGGCGGACAGCTTCTGAGCGGCCGCGGCGATCGCCCCGTCCAGCCGGTCGCGCTCGGTGGCCGGATCGTGGTCACCGCCGGCGGCCGCGTCGTCGCCGGTCAGCTGCCGCGGCGCCCGGTCGAGCCGGACCAGCGGCCCCATGGCCAGGCCGGGGGCTCCGGGGGTGGCCCGCAGCACCGAGTTGACGATGGCCGGGCCACCAACAGGACGCAGGGTGCCGGCGTTTCCCATCCGGGCCGGGGCGGCCCCCATGGCCGCCGGGGCGAGGCGGCGGGGCCGGTCGACCGTCTCTCCGAACCCGCCGGAGATCAGCGCGGTGACGATGGCCGCCGCGTCCGGCGCGTCCGGTCCGGACGCGATCACCTCGACCGTGTCACCGCCGCGCAGGGCCAGTCCGACGACCCGCAGCACGGCCCGCAGGTGGACCGGGGGCTCGCCCGGACGGCCGATCGTCACCTGCACGTCCCAGCCGGTCAGCGCCCGGATCAGCGCGGCCACCGGGCGGGCGTGCAGACCGAGCGGGTTGACGACCGAGACCGTGGCCTTCACCACCTGATCCCGGGCGTCCGGGGCCGGGACGGAATCGCCGGCCGACCGAGCCGAAACGCTCGCCTCGATGTCCGGTTCCGGTCCGTCACCCGACGGGCCGCCCGCGGAGCGGGCCGAGGCGGCGACCTGGTCGACGTCGCCGCCGCCCTCTGCGGTCACCGCGGCGGAGACCGCTCCTTCGACCAGTGGGGCGTCGACGATGCGGATCCGGGCCGCCGCCTCCGGGTCGAGGAACTCCACTGCCATCTCGGCGGTGAGGACGGCACTGCCCAGGTCGTAGAGCAGCACCGCGCCGTCGCCGGTGTCGGCCTTGGCGATGGCCTCGTTGAT
This window of the Nakamurella panacisegetis genome carries:
- the panC gene encoding pantoate--beta-alanine ligase, with protein sequence MIVVTTVDDLRTALRDRAGRSVGFVPTMGALHRGHLELLHRARAENDVVVLSVFVNPAQFNDPADLAAYPRTDEADRAHAEQAGVDIYFAPTAEAVYPPGFSATVALSGPIVETFEGARRGAGHFHGVTTVVTKLFGMVRPDRAYFGQKDAQQLRVVRAMVADLNIDVRIVDVPTVREPDGLALSSRNVRLSADERATALGLSRALTAGEAAHRRGVTAAEIVLAAELVLSEFGVNPEYLAVVDDADFRQLHEVPPPGSVLIVAAEVGRTRLIDNVVLT
- a CDS encoding EamA family transporter — translated: MPGGVVAVVLAAAVLHVLWNTLVKMSPEGYLATVLIAGGGALACAVALPFLPAIHGAAWINVAGSVIAQTIYYPLVAAAYRAGDMSQTYPLMRGTAPLLVAIVSGPLIGEHLTAGEWLGVALICCGIWGIGAGGFFGRSRSGRSRRRVHLSRATGLALLNAVVIASYTLIDGAGSRASGAPATYTAWIFLFTALPMMGWTLLRRPAVLVAAVRTRWWVGAVGGLANVGAYGLVLWAMTRAPVAAVAALRETSILFATVTAVLVLKEKADRYRIGAAVVIAAGTMVLRLA
- a CDS encoding pyridoxamine 5'-phosphate oxidase family protein — encoded protein: MGKVYDGIDGTLAAWLTAQPMFVVATAPLAADGLINVSPKGMAGTFAVVDDHTVAYLDLTGSGVETIAHLRQNGRIVLMFTAFDGRPTIVRLHGTGRVVWPDDEGFASLLPLFSEHPGVRSIIVVDVQRVSDSCGYAVPRMTYVQDRDVLDLSNAKKGEEKLAEYRRSKNSRSLDGLPGLPER
- the dhaM gene encoding dihydroxyacetone kinase phosphoryl donor subunit DhaM; translation: MSVGLILVSHSADLARGSAELARQMAPSVVIAPAGGTDDGGIGTSFDLINEAIAKADTGDGAVLLYDLGSAVLTAEMAVEFLDPEAAARIRIVDAPLVEGAVSAAVTAEGGGDVDQVAASARSAGGPSGDGPEPDIEASVSARSAGDSVPAPDARDQVVKATVSVVNPLGLHARPVAALIRALTGWDVQVTIGRPGEPPVHLRAVLRVVGLALRGGDTVEVIASGPDAPDAAAIVTALISGGFGETVDRPRRLAPAAMGAAPARMGNAGTLRPVGGPAIVNSVLRATPGAPGLAMGPLVRLDRAPRQLTGDDAAAGGDHDPATERDRLDGAIAAAAQKLSAGNQFEVAHAILLTDPELRSAADAELDAGGSAAAAWWSSVGSTADALAADVDELVAARAVDVREAGAAVLAELGVVVDRIPSRLQGAVVFADDLGPGEVPVLLERGAVGVVLSRSSTTAHAVIVARGLGLPMILRAGDEIGRLPAGTELVLDGDRGTVRVSPDADQAADIRRRITEMTDAAQARTQAAHGPVHLADGRQILVVANIGSLADARAAVASGADGVGLLRTELLVLDRDTYPDEDVQTADLTAIFDVLGDRPIVVRVLDAGGDKPVTALDLDPQHNGFLGVRGLRYLLAHPDLLQTQLRAICRASVGHRVSVMAPMVSVAAEVVAFRAAVEQAVVSLGESGVPFQAPDEIGVMIEVPAAALAADEICAVSDFVSIGSNDLTSYTMAADRTETGVADLLDPSATAIQRLLDQLCGFAVASGTPVAVCGEIAGMPEHALGLVARGVHELSVAPVRIPLIKELLRTQG
- the panB gene encoding 3-methyl-2-oxobutanoate hydroxymethyltransferase; this translates as MSSKPAAAAGRGQITIPHLRALKDAGTPIVMVTAYDYPSARAAEAAGVDIVLVGDSGAQTVLGYPSTVPVSTDEMLVLAAATRRGTTTALLVADLPFGSYEVSDEQAVATAIRFVKEAGADAVKLEGGGVMSVRRAAAVVAAGVPVMGHVGLTPQTATALGGYKAQGRNADSAIAIARGALALQEAGCFSLVFEAVPNAVTAALMPRVGIPVIGIGAGPDTDGQVLVFHDLLGIRDGGGARFVKRYADLQQAMNDGVAAYADDVRSGAYPTAEHGYSIDPVQLARFTETLDD